The Orcinus orca chromosome 1, mOrcOrc1.1, whole genome shotgun sequence DNA window GTCTTTCCTTATGGGAGTTGTTTCCCCTGTTTACATAGTGAAGGGACTGAAGCAGAGACTGATGGAGCTGGGATTACAGCTGAACCAAATCATAACAGCTTgggaatattttgtttgttttctttggttttcagcatCTTTCTGCCAGTTCCGGCCACCTCCCTTTCTCTGGGGACATGCTGAATTCAGCAAGTCCAGCTCTATCAGTTCTGCCCCCTGAGCCCATTGGTTTCTGGTCATATGATAAAGCCTCTGGTGCAGGCAggaccttcctccttccctcctcccagcacACTTGCAACCAAAGCTGAATATTGCTGTTCTGGGGCTTCCTGCCAGCCTTACGATTCAGCTCACCATCTCCAGCTACCTGGGTCATGGCTTTGCTATTCTTCTTGATCCTTGGTGAGTATTTCTGCTCCTTTTGGTCTAGGCTTCAGAATACTCTGGAACTTTGATTGGGGGAATCCTCTCCTTGCCCATCTGGTGCAGATCTATGTATCATTCAAGGAAAGGCTCTTCCTTGCTCTCCTCCTTTCTCTATACCTGGCAATTATTCTAAATCCCCAAAGCCACTTAATCTATACCCAATTTATAATCCACCTTGATTACCAGAAAATTTCCTATTTCCCTATATTTGCACTAACAAATTTGTACATAAATTTTCCTAAATGCACTatttataaaaagacaaataaatggaccAAGGTTAGCAGCAGATAAAGCAAGAAAAGGAAGTAGAACTGCAGGACAAACAACTTTCATTTATCATATTGTGTTTCATTTATCAAATGTGTTTCATATAATGTTTCCCTAGTTTTTCCCAGTTTCTTATTGCTTAGATTAATTTAGAGTAAATGGGGATTTTGGAATCAAAGAGATCTGAGTTTCAATccttgctctttgatttcttagcTGTCTGAATTTTAAAGTTACTGTATCTCTCTGAAATCTcattctcatctatgaaataaagATAATGGTATGTTCCTCAGACGTTTGTTAGGCACGTTTTCACAAGATAACAGTGCCTGCTAGGTCCCTTCCCTAATCAATCACATCCATTTTAATTATCTTGTTGATCCAGTACATCACTGAAGCCCACACTGGTTTCTCAGTTGGACACTTGTGTGCTCTATGCAGGGTACTGGCCACATGCTTAAACATCTATATACCCCTTATATCACCTAACAGATAGTCCCACCCATTATGAAGGTGCTGTTGAATTTCTCAGACTTACCTTCAGTCACACCTCCTTCATGAAGCTTTCCTTATCTGTGACACCCATAGTCATCCACCCTGCTACAGAGTATTCAAGTCACTTTTGGGCTATGTCACTTTCACACCTACATATCAGGTTCATCACATTCAGTTTCCTTTGCATGTACACATGTTTTGTGTTCTTTATTAGACATGTAGGGTGTTATGTATAATATAATTTTGAGTTTTAGACAATTGCACACAAGGTCTCGTTGAGCCTGGGAGTGGCCATATCCTGAAAACTAAGGACATGGGgttattaagaaattatttggaaagcaagtatttggaagaaaatattccagGACAAGCCAATGAAATACATAGATTTACCTAAAAAGCTCTAGGCTGGAAGTCCAAAGATATTGACTCCTTCAGAAAGATCCTATAAGATGGGATGGCAGGCGGGGTTGGGAATGATGAGTTCTGCAGTTCAAAGGCCACTGACATGCAACAGGTTTCAGGACTCTCTCTACAGCATTAGGAGGGAGCCTAATGAATAGAAGAGTCTGATCATGTAGACATCCTGTAGGGAGAAACTCTGGTGGTTCAAAGATGGGCTGGTGCTTAAACCTGGAAGTTTGGAACTCAATGTAGAACTGCTTTCTGACCTATTAATCAGGgttcagcaaactacagcctgcaAACTAAgaatggattttacatttttaaatggtggaaaaaaatcaaaagaagaagaatattttgtgacacatgaaaatatgtcaaTTTCGTTGTCcataaataaaggtttattggaacacagccatgctcattcatttatatatatatggctgcACTAATGCTACAATGACAGAGTCGAGTAGTTAAAACagactatatggcccacaaagcctaaaatatttacaatctgtccctttacagaagaagtttgctgaccctggTCTAAATGCTGTGTCAGTGAACACAGACATATCCTGCCATTTTTCCCTATGCTCTGTGCTGTTTCCTATGACATTTTTATCTTCCCCAACCAGTGTGTCTGCCCGGAGACCTCTAGCATGCTTTCCTTTTGAGCCCAGATGCTGCATCACCACACTTTTACTTTAGGTGGTAATCACCAATCAGTCTAATTGACTAGAATAGAAAACCAAATCCATCCATGCCTGGGGTAGAGCCAACATCAGATGTAAAGGGAACATGATGGGTCAGTTAGCTATGGTAGAACTGGTTTTGTGGTTCCTAGTCAGTGTCCATGTGTCCTTTGAGACTGGTCATTCCAGGAAGAAAAGGTCCCAACAAGGACTAACTTTGGAGGCTGTGTATTTACCACCCTAACTGTCCCACAAAGTTTGGCAAAGACTTCCTAGAGAGTTGCATTTTTGAACAAAGCCTTGGAAATTGACTACATGATCTCATTCACTTCTATCTTTTTTCCTCAGCCTTTTGTACTGGACTTGGCCTCTCAGGTAAGATTTTTGGGTTCCTAAGAGGGAGGACTTTAAGCTCTGGAGAGTGGAAATTCTGAAACTTCTCTGGGCCATGGAGAGAGCCTCTGGTTCAAAAAAGCCCAAGTAGATTTCCTTTCTGGTTTCCCAACCCACCCACTCAGTCTTATGTGGGTAGATTTCCACATAAGAAAAAAGTTGGGTGGTTTATCTTGCAAAGGGATTCCTTTCCACTTGGCTTCTGTGACCCAAGGCTCTCGGCCACATCTAAGTAGCAGATGGCTTTGTTTCAGGCTCAGAAGACACCTCACCCCCTGGGAAACAAACTTCCTTTTGCCCTGCTGAATTCTACCATTTCCAGTTCTCTCTGCTAGCTTTAATGGTACCATTGAACTAGAAATGCATCAGCTTCTGTGCAGCATATGGCTTCACCAGCAAAGTGCAGGTTGGATTTCAGCCACCACTGGCCATTTCTGTGAGGAGTCTTTGGGCGGAGCACAAACAGCTCAACTGAGGAGAGAAAGGGGCTGCACAGAGAGAATTAGTCTGTGGGAGAGGAAGGCTCTGATGGTCCAAAATCAAGGGGATTGGCTGTGGATTATGAGTTTCTTTGACATTATCCCTTCAGCCTAGTCTTTCTCTTGATAGTAGAGGCTTTACCAGAGAGGGGCAGCTACAAACTCCTCTATGAATGTGGAGGATTTTACACCCTGATAGATGCAGTTTGATTCCTTAAAGGAGTGCTGCTTCTGGGTTTCAGTCCAATACTCAGATTACTTGGTCCTTCTTCTCTGACCTCCAGGGCTATCCCTTACTGCAAGTGCTGGGAGACACCTGCTCTCTTTATAGCCTTCTCACATCCTAAGATGTTTCTCCTCCACCCCTGGGTCCCTCTTTCAAGACCTCAGCTAATAAAGTAAGCTAACACACTGCCTAGGACACACTGCCCTGACGAGCCCCTCTGTTCTTCTCTCTAGCTTTCAAGTCTTTTCTCAGACCTTCTCTCCCCTCAAGCTGGATTTCTTTTATACTTATTCtgtgttcctctctctctctcactgtctctctgtctatttttaaaaacatatttcttctttcttaggaGGTGTTCTAGTCCTCCACTTCatgaaaatgaacatttatttaaaaccaGAGTTTtatcattcaaaataaaatgaaataacatatgcaTGATTCTGATAGCTAATATTTGCTGGAGTACACAATAATGCCTATCCAAGCTCTAATCTTAGTTACAATGACCCAAAAATTATTCCTAgttgactcttcttgaattatattTGTACTCAGATATACATGCCTTAAACTTTGGTGTGCAAAAATGGAgacttttcttagtttttatagttttattttaatttctatctcTAACCTCCATTCTTCATATTACTTCCCTCAAGAAATtatggaagaaaaggagaagaacaaaaacaaatgaacaaaccgAACATAAACTTCCCAGTGTGATTTAAAATCATGTCagacttttttcactcaacagCTTCTTCTGGGGTTGATGCCAAGTTCTAGGGAGTTTATGCAGAGTTGAGACAAGGTAGGCAGTGGAAAATCTTGTCCTGAGAAATTGTATTCCATTTTTGCAGGGATCTGGGTCATTCCATGTGGCCCATGTTGTCACATGTTATACTGTTCATATTCTAACAGATCACAGACCACCAGTCTGAATGTGGCCCCTCCAGGTTCAACAGACCTCTCCATGGATGCATGgcaaatttagttttttttctcacTCTATCACTCTGGGGCTGAGAGGACTTGGCGGGATTGCCTCAAGCCTATTAAATATAATCTCTTTGAGGGCAACAATGCTAACTATCTTGTCATCACTATTCTCTGAGTTCATAAAACAATACCTGGAATGTAGTATCCAGAAGTTTATTTCCTGGTGGGCTCTTCCCTGGGCTCCCTACACAACCATCTCTACTCCATGTCTAAGTCTTAGTGGAAGGGAAAGAATTTCTATTAGTCTTTTCTACCTCACAGTTGTAGTCAAGAAGCAGAAACACATCCTGGATTCCTCAGAAATTATCTGGAGGCTCTGTGAAGCATATCTCCTACTCCCAACCCCTTGAATCCTCTAGACTCAGTTTTGGGGCCCTGAGACTCTGAGGCTCTGATTCTTCCTTTGCCCAGTATTCTCTGTATTTCTTCTGAGCTGGGTTCTTGGACATGGGAAAATGTCATAGAAGTAGCAAGGATGAGTGGTGGTGGATCATTGATACTGGGAGAGAGAGTTAGGTTGTTCAGCGCAAATTATATCCAGACACCTTGCCTCAATCTAGCTGCCATGGGGGGAGACAGAGTCATGAGGAAGAAAGGACAAAAACAGATATCATCTCTACACTCCTGTTCTGACCTGGGTTTTCCACTATTTGACAGTGTGGCCATATGACCTTGAATTTCATGAGGATCATTTTCTTCATCAGTGAAATGGTGGGGTAGACTTGATGATCTCTATAGGTCCTTCTTATCCTGACCACCAGCGATTCTAAAAACTCTGCTGGATGTTCAACCAACCTCTTTCTCTTAATCTTCAAACACCTAGATATGACTGCTAGTTTTCAAAAACTAGCAGTCATATCTAGGTGTCTTGAAATGGAGTTTCTTGGTAGGGTACAATTAAGAGTGTAGCAGGGCTAGAACTCAGAGATGGAGTTCTGAAGCTCCTCTTCCCTTTTGGCCCCTCCTTTCTCATCCCTCAATTTTCCATGCACTGGAAGTGGTGGAAGAATTCTAAGAAGACTGCATACATGCCTGAGTACTCTCTGGGCTCCTCCCAGATCTCCAGCCAATATCTCACTTCTTTGCAGAGTCTTCATCCAGAACGCGACTGGTGGGAGGTCGCCATCGCTGTGAAGGGCGGGTGGAAGTGGAACGGGACGGCCAGTGGGGCACCGTGTGTGATGACGGCTGGGACATGAAAGATGTGGAAGTGGTGTGCCGGGAGCTGGGCTGTGGAGCAGCCACAGGGACACCCAGTGGTACTTTATATAAGCCATTGGcagaaaaagaccaaaaagtCCTCATCCAAGCGGTCAGCTGCAGTGGGATGGAAAGTAAACTGATTCATTGTGAGCAAGAGGAAGATGTTTTTGATTGCTCCCACAATGAGGATGCAGGGGCTATGTGTGAAAGTGAGTATGGCAGGGCTCAAGAACTATCTGCCAGCTGCCCACACCCCACATGACCACTCTTTGTCCTTATTCTCCACCATGAACTAATGGCTAATTGGCTCCTTGTCCTTCACATCTTACACTTCCTCAGTTGTGGACACTGGAGACAAACATTATCCTCAGGTAGAATTGCTACTCATCCTTGGTTGAGCTAATGATTTTCTCTTAGTTTCAATCTATATGAGAACCTGTTTCTCttcttcacacacacaaacatgcacaaaTCCAACAACCACTAAACATTTGCATCTAGAGCTCAGGTGGAGTTATGGAAGAAATGAGCTCCCAAAGTATAATGCATGCTTTTTCAGTTCTCAAGGAGTCCACCATCTAGCTAGGTAGACAGGAGACACTCATAGGAAACCAACACACAACAactgtgtgtatatctatctagatatatatatacacacacatacatatatatgtgaatatatatatatataattgttgttgttgttgtattccTTTGCTCCATTCATATATTTGCTTTCTATGTATtaataatttctctctctgtgtctatcTCCTCCTCCATTAGACTGTGATTTGGCTAAAGGACTAGTTCATGTCTTCTCTTTGTTACCCCACAGTTTGTTATCAGATAAACAATCACTAAATGCTTGCGCCCTGATACTGAGGTCTCATTCTTATTTCTTAGAAAAATTCAGTGTTAGGAGCCCCCTTTTCTGGGAAAGATGTGTTCTTACAAAGAGCAGACGCttcatctttcttttcccatAGTTCCAGAGACTGTGCGGCTGGTTGGTGGCCTTGGTCGTTGCAAAGGGCGAGTGGAGGTGAAGCACCGAGAGCAATGGGGCACCGTGTGCAAAGCAGGCTGGAATCTCTCAGCCGCGAAGGTGGTGTGCCGGCAGCTGGGGTGTGGGAGGGCCACACTGACCCAAAGATGCTGCAACAAGGATACACAGGGCCAAGGGCCCATCTGGCTGAGCGAGGTGTCATGCTCAGGACAAGAAGGAAACCTTCATGATTGCCCTTCTGGGCTCTGGGGGAACAATAACTGCACCCATGATGAGGACACATGGGTCGAATGCGAAGGTAATGCCTATAAGTCCAGCGACTAGGTTCATTCATGAATTTGATTAAATGGAATTCTATTCAACCAATGTTTACAGAGAACTACTCATGCATCACATAACCATGGCAAAGTTATTTAAGTGTGCTGCTCATCaattgtcttgtttttaaaatggagataatgatactTACCTTTGTATATGAAAATGCTTTAAATGATATTAAGCGATGTATTAATATGAACTATTATTATATTGAATTCTATATAATAGGAAAAGGACACACCATTCCATGTACTTGTTGAAgtctccaattttaaaaaacgaCTAGAAAGTCATTCATAAATAttagatttttataaaataaatgggaaagtGAAAAGATCTTAGTTAAGGAAACAGTCCTGGGCCACATGGATTGGAACCTAGAGCAAGGGCTATAATCACAGAAACTAATCATATAATCACAGAAACACAGGTAAAGAGTTTCAAAAGTGCTGATGGGATTTGAATGAGGATGTAGATgatgttattttttcttctttccatgcctctctccatCCCCTGACCCTGCAGATCCCTTTGACTTGAGGCTGGTAGGAGGAGACACCCGCTGCTCTGGGAGACTGGAGGTGCTGCACAAGGGCGAATGGGGCTCTGTCTGTGATGATGGctggggagaaaaggaggaacaggTGGTGTGCAAGCAACTGGGCTGTGGGGAGTCAATCTTTCTATCTGCCAAAGCCCGGAGAAACTTTGGCCTTGGAGCTGGCCGCATCTGGCTAGATGATGTTCATTGCTCAGGGAAGGAGCAGTCCCTGGAGCAATGTCGGCACAGGTTCTGGGGGCATCACAACTGCAACCACAAGGAAGATGTGGCCGTGACCTGCTTAGGTAAGTCCTGTAGATGGAACCCAAGGGGACTGGCATTGAGGGAGTTGAAGAAGAGTGTGGTGGGGGTGAACTCTGAGGATAAGGGTTATTCTACCAGTGCCATACAGCTGCCCATAATTGTCACCTACTTTGTGTGTTCTTCAAGGAATTTAATTGAGACATTCTAGTAGTGAatagaatgataataataataataaaccccaTACCATACAGTTATTGAATATGAGAacaaaaagcattttgaaaattattgaatTAACACTTTTATGTTAAACATGAAGAAAGTAAGAGTCAGTCAATAAGTAACTTTCCAAAAtcataaaaattgttttcaaatgatAGGGCAGAACTAAAATGACCAGTATTGACTCTTAACTCAGAATTAGTTGTCTTAGATGACCTCAGTCCTCAAACTCTAAATTTAAACTATAGAAAATTGTCCCATCTCATTCTACCTATTGTCACTCCCCAGATATTAAGTTAACCTGTGGGaatggggctgggctggggggctcTTTGGGAATGCCCATGAGTGTCTTTCTAGAGAAGCCAGGATACTAACCCTGAACTGTAGACCTCTATGGGGGAGTGAAGGAAGAAATCCTGTCCCCGACGTGAGTCCGGAAATGCAAGCATAGCCTTTGGGTGACTGACTCAAGAGAATCACAGTTCTGAAGCCCAGCTTTTTAATCAGGTTGGGAAACTGGCATGCAGGGCTGCCTGGTTAAATGCTCAGCTATGGAACTGGGTAAGAGCTGACAGTGGACCAAAGATATGAAGAGCAGCTAGTGCCCAGAAAAGGAGGGCTTTAGTGACAGAAGACTAGGGTTTGAGCCTTGCTGCTGCCATTCTGAGGCTAGTTAATCTTAGATAGTCACTTAACTACTCAAGACCTCAGTATTTTCACTGTTAAAAAGGGAGACACTTGTCCCATTCCTCTTGAAGAGTTTTGTGATTGTGTGAGGGTGAGAAGTGTTAATATGTGTGAATACTGTTTGTGACTCATAGGGGA harbors:
- the CD5L gene encoding CD5 antigen-like encodes the protein MNKDPQPNRGDADLQPISHFFAESSSRTRLVGGRHRCEGRVEVERDGQWGTVCDDGWDMKDVEVVCRELGCGAATGTPSGTLYKPLAEKDQKVLIQAVSCSGMESKLIHCEQEEDVFDCSHNEDAGAMCEIPETVRLVGGLGRCKGRVEVKHREQWGTVCKAGWNLSAAKVVCRQLGCGRATLTQRCCNKDTQGQGPIWLSEVSCSGQEGNLHDCPSGLWGNNNCTHDEDTWVECEDPFDLRLVGGDTRCSGRLEVLHKGEWGSVCDDGWGEKEEQVVCKQLGCGESIFLSAKARRNFGLGAGRIWLDDVHCSGKEQSLEQCRHRFWGHHNCNHKEDVAVTCLEL